A genomic stretch from Hemicordylus capensis ecotype Gifberg chromosome 1, rHemCap1.1.pri, whole genome shotgun sequence includes:
- the AKIRIN2 gene encoding akirin-2, translating to MACGATLKRTLDFDPLLSPASPKRRRCAPLSASAATASSSSAASFASSPQKYLRMEPSPFGEVSTRLTTEQILYNIKQEYKRMQKRRHLENFQQTDPCCSTDAQSPAFLLAGPALPGTSSAASSPLKKEQPLFTLRQVGMICERLLKEREEKIREEYEEILTTKLAEQYDAFVKFTHDQIMRRYGEQPASYVS from the exons ATGGCCTGCGGCGCCACCTTGAAACGGACTCTGGATTTCGACCCACTGCTGAGCCCGGCCTCGCCGAAGCGGCGGCGTTGCGCCCCATTGTCCGCCTCggcggccaccgcctcctcttcctcggcGGCCTCCTTCGCCTCCTCCCCGCAGAAATACCTGCGCATGGAGCCTTCGCCCTTCGGGGAAGTGTCCACCCGCCTCACTACAG AACAAATTCTGTACAACATAAAACAGGAGTACAAACGCATGCAGAAGAGGAGACACTTAGAAAACTTTCAGCAAACAGATCCCTGTTGTTCTACTGATGCACAGTCACCAGCATTTCTCCTTGCTGGACCAGCTTTGCCAG GTACTTCATCTGCAGCATCATCGCCACTGAAAAAAGAACAGCCTCTCTTTACTCTCAGACAAGTTGGGATGATCTGTGAACGCTTGCTCAAAGAACGTGAAGAGAAAATCCGTGAAGAGTATGAAGAAATTTTGACCACAAAACTTGCAG AACAGTATGACGCATTTGTGAAGTTCACGCATGACCAGATCATGCGACGATACGGAGAACAGCCTGCAAGTT aTGTTTCATGA